The genomic stretch ATACATGCAGGAACCTTTTTGTCTTCTCTTGACCAAGCTGGGATATCAGTGACTATTCTGAATCTGGGATATTCATCAATGTTGCAAGAATTGTTGGATTTTCAAGCAAACGTTCCGGTGGCACTTTTTGGAAAACAAGTAGGGGACATGCTAGCGAAATCAAGTGCCATTCAATGCAGTTTGGAGGAAGCATTTGTCCCGACTAACCTGAATGCAATGTGTGCGATCAATGAAAGTTTTGGAGTGAAACTAACTTCTACTATAATCGCTTATATTTGTGGAGCGCTAGTCTCTTGTACTGTTATGTTAAACACAATCGATAAAGAAGCTGGGGATGGAGATACAGGAAGCACTATTGGCAAGGGAGCTACTGCTATTCTGGAACACCTTAATGAAAACAAACTAGACTTGTTACATCCGGCGCTGCTGCTTCAACAGATCAGTGATATCTTGCAGCAAGATATGGGTGGATCATCTGGTGCTTTGTACAGTTTGTTTTTCCAGGGAGCTTCAACAGTCTTCACAAACATGGGCGAAGGCCAACCAAGCGTTTCCATACGACAATGGAGCCAAGCCATAAGCAAGGGGAACGACACCATCGCCAAATATGCCCTTACAGAAATCGGTGATCGTACAATGTTCGATCCACTAAAAGCAGGCGAGAGAAGTTTAACGGAAGCCATAAACCAAAATCTCCCGGTTCTTGATTGTGTGGAAAGCTTCACTAAAGCATGCGAGGAGACCGCAAGGGCTACGAAGCTGATGCAAGCGAAGGCCGGGCGAGCCTCGTACGCTGCATCAATGGGCAGCACGTCATCCGTTTCCTATCAACATCCGGATCCAGGAGCACATGCCGTATCGATTTGGGCACGAGCCCTGTTCGAAGCTTGTAAGCAGGTTATTGTAACATGATCAAGTTTAAACGATATTTGTGATTAAGGAAATAGAATAGAAtttacaaaataaattaaaggtTTGAAaccaaattgaaattgaaaatttcatttGTTATTGTCCCATagacaaaacattgccgaaTACGTTTTTTCCGAAACAAACTATAATGTGAATATGTTGCAGTTATTTCATAGATAATCACTAATACGTTTCTCATATTTTCCACAACTATGATAACTGCCACTATCTACATTAAACGGTCTTTATTGAAGCGTATTTTGCTTTGGAACTCCTTAATATACTTGTACTCTGCGCATTTGTCGCAGATTATGACGCCCTTCGAGATCATATCATGAATACTTTTATCGTGGCATACAATGTGAACCAGCTTTAGGTTCCCGAGCGTAAAAAGCTCTATAAAATAAGTTATCACAGAAAGTTTGGTGCCCTTCCGATTGTGAATCTTACAGATTGCGTTAGCCTCATCCGCAAGAACGCGTGCCACATTTTCTACTATAGACGGCAGCACAGTGCGGCTTATTTCAACCTGATGATCTAAGTTCCAAACTTGGAACAGAATCATATTTTCCCGGCTGGCATATGGATTAATAACATGTGCACCGTATCTACATTGCTTTTCGTTCCACAGTCCCATACAACGAAATTCACCAGTGCGATTGCAAAGTGCCACCTTGTACTTATCGATAGCATTGCCATCCTCCTCCAGGGTTTTTTGGATTGCTAACTTCATGCGCTTGGGCATTATCCGTTGGGCGTCGACTTCGTCCTGATCCTGGTGGTTGTAACCATCCGGGAATCGCTGCGGATGGCTTCGGTCGAATATACagctaaaataatcaaaaccaaTCAACAGTTGACGAAAAAGTTCCAGCATTTCGTCGATCAGTTCTTTAGCCACCATGTTCTTACGATAGAGACCGCACTTAGTAAGTTCGTCCTTCGTTTTGTAGTAGTACCCCCGAATTCGATCCTGTCCCCGGCGTTGCATTACATACTCTTTGGTTTGACCCGCTTTGTCATCGATTCCTAAGTTAAGGAGAGAATTCATTAAATGGTAGAAATCATGATCAAGTTCAGTTTTTACAACGTGCTACCAGGAGCAGATATTGGAAATAACATTAGgtggtttttattattatttgatAGAAAATCAAATCATTCATATAACTGATAGCTTTTTAGATTATATATTATAGCTGCCATTGAAACTATGATAcaaatttagaatttatattTACTTCTGGATGGCTGGTGTTGGAATCGTTTTTATAAGTATGGTTTACCAAAAAACCAAGATTCAAGATCTATCTACATATAAAATTAAAGCATATAGACTGTTATAGTTGAAACAGAAATTTGAATAAGATGTTCTAATGGAAATAGTTGGAAACAATTACTTTAAATGTAATGAGTATCATTCTATTATTATTAAAATGTAATTTATAGCATTCAAGCATGAAAGCATAATTTCATCCATTTTTTAAGCTGCGCGAATGAAAccgcgaaaaacaaaaaacaactcTATTGAATAAAATATAGGTATGCAATTTGCCATTAccgaataatttagaaaatatttttttgatcgGAGAGGTACCCATAAATACCCTTGTGCGACTGAACAAACTATTTAGCAAACCTTCAAACCACTCCTGATGCTCACTGCGTAAACTTTTCACTGTCTGCTCATCCTGTGATCGCCGAGCGTCCTGCAGCAGCCTGGCGATCTCGCTCTGATTATTGCCAACGAACTCCTTAGCCAAGGTGCCGGCCTGCAGCAACTCGCTATGTGAGGATTTGATTGCGTCGTACATTAGCTCGAAATCTGAGTGCAAgagaaattttatgaaccctatCAATTAAAATGAAAGAACGCAGCACAACTGAGATTAGCAATCGGAAAGTTTTACCCGTTTTTACGATTATGTCCCGTTCTGCTACCACAAACAGTATTTGCGCCGGGAGTGTATGAAAATAGTCTTCATCTAGCACTTCGACACCATCCTGTGCCAAATAAACCCGACAGTGCTGCAACTGAAAAATGTACGATAGAAAGAAGAGTATGaagttaaatttaattttgtaaACGGTGAACTAATTTGGTTTGTAAATAACATTTAAAGCTGTAGAGCAGTTGTTCGCTAACTCGTTATTTAGATTTACATTTTATCCTGAGGCTTTCATGAAATTATAAACGTATCTAATCAGTACACCATAAATGACTACCTACGGAATATGTCTAAATAAAGACAAAATTAGATTTTACGAAGAGTTATTTGTTATAAGATTATCACGAAAGTTGCGAAGGCAAGGCACATATTCGAGCTTATTTTCAAATAGGAGGTATCGGTCCTTTAATTGAATGTAAGACTGAAATTGTTTCCCTGAGAATTAATGATTATCGTCAGCATTTTGAGTACAAGGCACCTTACCTTTGCAACGTACCAATTCCACAATCATTATAAAGAACAATGATTATTGTTGGATACTTTTTTACCTGCCCGAAGCCAACCGAAACTAATTTGAGTTCTCTTCTTCCCAATGTCACTATTCCCTAGCCTCTGTAGGCGTATCCCTAGGCTTGAATCAAACCACCAGACGAAGTACATTCAACCAGGTCAATGTCATTGTCCTTCCCAGTTGCATTGTGTAAGCATCTATATCTTGCTTTTTTCCATGTGCAACTGCACTTGCGCTCACATTACATCCGAGTGAAGCAATTGCCCTTATAAAGATATGCTGCACGAGCAATGCCCACACAAGGCTTGAGGATGCAATAGTAAGCAAAGCAAAAGGATGCAAAAGTGAGCGAAATTTGCGTTGATATAAACATACTACTCAATTAAAACTCAGAAACCTAAGTTCGGTTTTTTCACAATCATGAAGGAGTTCCCTGAAATCCTGATTCACCGAAAACGTTGATCTAGGTCATTCACCTTGAATTTTTCGGAAGCTTTCGTTTTCAGCATCCGAAGCGAATCAGCGGCCACGCCGTACTTCTTGTTTCTTTCAACGTTGGTAATTTTGTACCCTCGCAGCGGACCAGCACTGGACGATTTTTTCGCTgacaaaaaattcaacattATCACTGAATGTATTTTTCCGCCTGCCCAAGTACACTCTAAATGCAGATAACAAAAACTCGAGGTCACACAACCGCAAGGTCGAATTCGATATTTCGCGCTAAGTTGCAACCACTCGGAGCCAGCCGCGACAAACGAATAGTTCCGCGATAAGAAGTATCATATGTGCGAACGGAGTTTGTTTACGAGAAAAAATTTCAGCGTTTGATTTGCAATCCGCAGCTGCGCGCTTGAAGAAAACAAGCAAGGCTTGCAAATACAGCAAATACCAACACATACGAACCGCAGAAAACCTCcattcatcgattttttgacgtttcttttctttacacgAGTTCGAGGCAGGTATGCACTATATACCAAAACTGAAATAAATTACATAAAATTGAATCGTTTGATGAGCTCAGAGCATCCTAACCTGAAAAAATGCTTCACGTGTAAATATAACTTAACTTTTTGATAATTCAATTAGTTTGCGTTGAAAGtttgaaaaatcaaaataatcatATGTAGTATTATTAGGGCATCCTCAACAGTGCGCTACTATTTGAGTTGTTATCGCGACTGTGTACAGCGCGGTTATTTTAcgcactcacccgttttcacaccggtcgttaTATAGCTATATCacatgtcgttttcgttttcgcggtgtagctacactcaaacgacacttttgacaccgaaaatattgtatttgatttttcgtgctaccctttttctgtctctccctacactttttctgtcactgatgaaacccgaaaaaagcagagtgtactgtaggaagttaccaacacattcacacgtatgtgacaaaactggtttgttttggttttcgttccacgtggtcagagccggatttaagtgggggcccagggggcccgggccccgggcccccacatttttggggcccccacaaaacgagaaaaagttcttttctctatcaaaaatgagattcaatcaaaagttcaattcacagtaagaaaatttgaacagaccatttcaatctgaaactttccttcagtgttattttttcgcgagcgccaatatcacaaccacatccataagatttcaccttcgattctcttggaatgacacacattaacacaccatttgaatcgaaccagcgcgcatgggaaatcaagcaggaaagaagataatccacaagtttttttaatacattgctgttgattccaaaaataagtttacctatccgaatcagggatactagatttgcgttgcaaaatgcagattttcagagttcgtgtgcagattttattgacttgcagaagtgtgtaggggtaaacagggtaagaccgccctgcggggtaagaccgccctctgtagttttactaccaagttataaaataattgaaaaatttctttaatgtgtctatcacagtataattacataacattttgcacgtttttctgttttgatagtgcgcgaacggtcgcagaaataatcaaaaacaacctttcagctggcaaccagtcaatgcgctattgttttgcggcaacgggacttaaggtttttcagtctaaaaatctattgttttgttcgtgaatatacgtttaatcgcttgcctgaatctatcttcttttgggaatatcgaaggccgtgagtaatcttgtaattttgactactttttcggtcaaatatgaaaatgttccactgggggtaaagtcgcccactatacaaggggtaaaaccgccacgtatccaactgcttgttgttttacttcaagacccagatgcctcgacactacaaagggaatatttacaggatcagtaaagcaacttcaagccacataagacatcgatgttaatcgaccattttcgatttggttgaagcttttctagtaatatattttaacaagacttatttttgaaaaaagtaaacctgtgtgaaaatggtgttaatgaaccaaaataattttagagccatgacggtttgtttgattggtatgacgtctccggcagaattgaaaatagtagttttttacttccgaaaaaaatacacacactaaaaaaattaaagaaaagatataaaaatagaattaaaaatatatttttttcaaatttatttgaaaaaatatatttttgcctgtaaaatctacaaaaggtaagctgaaattttatggttgttggatcatggagtaatagaaatattaatagctaaatttttgtgaagaattttttttttttgacggtttgtttggtgtatagagtcgttgataattttgttcttcgaaaaaaaaaatagaaaattgaaaatataaataaacgaaagaataattattagtatttttctatacataataagtcttcaaaagaatcatacagacaggttaaatgagttttaatttttagcttaaagataggtatattatgaattcaatatcttgaaaacccccaattctgaaaaatctatttattttgaaaaccaaaaaggttacctaaacattgatctgaacttgaataatcagaaaacaaaataagttgaaacttagaaatttttttttcagatattttacagtgtatattttatttaaaaagaaaaaaaataccatccacaactttgtcagagacactataccgataaaattaaccgttttggccctaaaaatattgtttatcctcaaaaaatggtgggcgatcttaccccgctggtgggcgggcttaccccgcataaaaaagatctgcacattttcaatgaatttttaaaaattgaaaaaaaaaactggaaaatgaacaaaaatatttcagttcttattttttaaatgcgggtattgaatagaagatcCTCTTAGcgaggaaaaaatgaaattgcagccgcaacttttttttctataaacagaattgcttaagggggcggtcttaccccgcttacccctagttttttcctaagttctgtagattattgccagcgtagccttatatttgcgcagtctttctcaaattgtgtgcaaatttttgcttgcggatcgcatttattcgaattgcggtaggtttttatttttcagatatcaagaaaaaaattccggatttcgagcagttgcatacatttatttatttgagcctaatgatctcgaacgcaactggagaaaggtctttatcgaagatgaaactgattgaaaataggttgcgtacgactataaagagtgaaaggctgtcaaacttagcattgttaagttgagagtacaatattctgaaggagctgaatgttgattattcaatcaataagttctctgcaaaataaaactcgtaagaaaaaattctagcaaaattttggtaacttttcaatgagaaataagtgtttttaactcgtacgataaaaaaacgggtttgttttattctggggcccccactgtaaactgggccccgggcccccacaatcgtaaatccggctctgcacgtggtaaagtgtcaggtaaattttttctcagcacatttgcgagatggacatatgaaatagaaacgagacaaaatgacgaatgtgataatgaccaaaacaaaacgaattgacagctatcccattattacgcataccaatgcaatgacactgaaaatgttttatttgaagctgcaaagtatagcacggaaaaagggtagctacaccgcgaaagcGAAAACGACAACAGACaggcgtccaagcaagaactagagactgtgttataaagagatacgcaaagagaaaagcagtaaatatggcaaccctttgcaaatattttattccaaacaattctggcaaccacatttaatttcgcatgacttttcatacgcactagaaagtgtaatgaaattccgaAACTTTCTAAGGATACATAACTGAGTTTCAAAGCTTGTTTAtacttttgtttcaattttcaatgcatcactcataatacAAGCGTTAACAAACACAATTTCCGTtcaaaccataattgcacgtggtTCACAACAATTATACTGATTACAatacacattctgtacgaaaagtaacactcctgagtttgtttactttgctcacttggagcctcgatttgacggttcacttggagttttcgacctcactctttgcgtatctgttcataacaccgtctgtagcaagaacaacattgatcgaaaattccttgagaattttcaaagagaattgcccaacaaacaattttattggtctacagcttaataagctattatTCAGTGGATTTCGACTGAACTATAGCTTAACAAGCCGTTATCCAACAACGTTGTTTGTTGggttgcgttataaatcacttgtacactagcgctgcctggtgaccttatcgctacaagaCATTTTTTTCCGCTGGTGTACAAGGTTGgagtcactggtagcgctatctggttacgaattgctactacaaaaaaaaattacataagTTTGGAACTCATCTTGGACGTCTGCCTGCGGCTATATGTTTGTCGGCTTAACCTGCGATCAGTTCTCCTGTGAAGAGATTGTAACATTTCGGAGAGTAATCGGTCAACTCTCCGTCTACGCTAATCTGCTCTAACATAGACAACCTATGCGAACACTCGAATGGAACAACTTTCATGAAAAATTAACTATTGTGTCTGGACATATAGCACatgcagggttgatatttgttgacactcttgagtgaaagtgaaaaaaagcatccataaacgttattttttttttttttcaatcctttcagagttctcctttcccgctttttgcatgaaagtgaactgtcaaaacacctccttatatttcatgcgatgaaagcaagacaacaaaatcagtttatcagttaacgaagattgtcaaggcatcggtcagtgtcagtgaaaa from Wyeomyia smithii strain HCP4-BCI-WySm-NY-G18 chromosome 3, ASM2978416v1, whole genome shotgun sequence encodes the following:
- the LOC129733005 gene encoding triokinase/FMN cyclase-like; this translates as MSLTEVGSSLAGFIEIHPGLKLLTDRNCVIRADNDPADGKVKLISGGGSGHEPAHIGYVGKGMLTGAVCGDIFSSPSVTAIVDCIKAVTTRGSCALLIVKNYTGDRLNFGIALEKVRAIAGLQDIRLLLVGDDCSIDECHIRKSVGRRGLAGVILVHKLLGAMAEMGCNIEDILAFGEGLVQCCNLATIGFTFELRDSQLENIEIGKGIHGEPGVYTMKACRDFNGIIDFILPKLLANVKQGSEILLLINNLGGTSEFLMGTFMNSLMSKMNSCYTVKRIHAGTFLSSLDQAGISVTILNLGYSSMLQELLDFQANVPVALFGKQVGDMLAKSSAIQCSLEEAFVPTNLNAMCAINESFGVKLTSTIIAYICGALVSCTVMLNTIDKEAGDGDTGSTIGKGATAILEHLNENKLDLLHPALLLQQISDILQQDMGGSSGALYSLFFQGASTVFTNMGEGQPSVSIRQWSQAISKGNDTIAKYALTEIGDRTMFDPLKAGERSLTEAINQNLPVLDCVESFTKACEETARATKLMQAKAGRASYAASMGSTSSVSYQHPDPGAHAVSIWARALFEACKQVIVT
- the LOC129733007 gene encoding DNA fragmentation factor subunit beta isoform X1; this translates as MLNFLSAKKSSSAGPLRGYKITNVERNKKYGVAADSLRMLKTKASEKFKLQHCRVYLAQDGVEVLDEDYFHTLPAQILFVVAERDIIVKTDFELMYDAIKSSHSELLQAGTLAKEFVGNNQSEIARLLQDARRSQDEQTVKSLRSEHQEWFEGIDDKAGQTKEYVMQRRGQDRIRGYYYKTKDELTKCGLYRKNMVAKELIDEMLELFRQLLIGFDYFSCIFDRSHPQRFPDGYNHQDQDEVDAQRIMPKRMKLAIQKTLEEDGNAIDKYKVALCNRTGEFRCMGLWNEKQCRYGAHVINPYASRENMILFQVWNLDHQVEISRTVLPSIVENVARVLADEANAICKIHNRKGTKLSVITYFIELFTLGNLKLVHIVCHDKSIHDMISKGVIICDKCAEYKYIKEFQSKIRFNKDRLM
- the LOC129733007 gene encoding DNA fragmentation factor subunit beta isoform X2, whose amino-acid sequence is MLNFLSAKKSSSAGPLRGYKITNVERNKKYGVAADSLRMLKTKASEKFKLQHCRVYLAQDGVEVLDEDYFHTLPAQILFVVAERDIIVKTDFELMYDAIKSSHSELLQAGTLAKEFVGNNQSEIARLLQDARRSQDEQTVKSLRRIDDKAGQTKEYVMQRRGQDRIRGYYYKTKDELTKCGLYRKNMVAKELIDEMLELFRQLLIGFDYFSCIFDRSHPQRFPDGYNHQDQDEVDAQRIMPKRMKLAIQKTLEEDGNAIDKYKVALCNRTGEFRCMGLWNEKQCRYGAHVINPYASRENMILFQVWNLDHQVEISRTVLPSIVENVARVLADEANAICKIHNRKGTKLSVITYFIELFTLGNLKLVHIVCHDKSIHDMISKGVIICDKCAEYKYIKEFQSKIRFNKDRLM